The following are encoded together in the Cicer arietinum cultivar CDC Frontier isolate Library 1 chromosome 2, Cicar.CDCFrontier_v2.0, whole genome shotgun sequence genome:
- the LOC101494645 gene encoding receptor protein kinase TMK1 encodes MVMPTPSFRYMGPTSMCTISPSSLNSHSYASFSFLSHNIMNSILLLPLLFLSTIFAQNDDASLMQTLKTNLNPPLSLGWSDPDPCKWNHVTCSDDNRVTRIQIGRQNLHGAFPQTLLNLTELQHLELQFNNFTGPLPSLTSLNSLQVFIASNNGFTSFSGEFFAGKEQLVSFEIDDNPFEPWELPKSLINASSLQNFSANNANVKGELPDFFGGDAFPVLTLLHLAFNKLEGVLPKSFSGSKVESLWLNGQKSDVKLHGSVDVLQNMTSLTEVWLHSNGFNGSLPEFDELKSLKVLSLRDNSFTGVVPSSLVSLKSLKVVNLTNNLFQGPLPVFGDGVEVDNSKDSNSFCLSSFGDCDPRVNVLLNIVGAMAYPSRFAESWKGNDPCVNWIGITCTDGNVSVVNFQKMGLTGTISPEFAKLKSLQRLILSDNNLTGLIPDELTTLPMLTQLNVANNQIYGKVPSFRSNVIVSTSGNVDIGKDKSSQTSQGSVSSNGTDASGGHGGSSVTGSKKSSSHVGVIVFSVVGAVFMASLIGFLIFCLLRMKQKKLSRVQSPNALVIHPRHXXXXXXXXXXXXXXXXXXXXXXXXXXXXNESVKITVAGSSVSVGGVSEVRTVAGSEVGDVQMVEAGNMVISIQVLRSVTNNFSEKNILGQGGFGTVYKGELHDGTRIAVKRMECAGAITGKGATEFKSEIAVLTKVRHRHLVALLGYCLDGNEKLLVYEYMPQGTLSRYLFNWPDEGLEPLGWNKRLTIALDVARGVEYLHSLAHQSFIHRDLKPSNILLGDDMRAKVADFGLVRLAPEGKASIETRIAGTFGYLAPEYAVTGRVTTKVDVFSFGVILMELITGRKALDESQPEDSMHLVAWFRRMYINKDSFRKAIDPTIEINEETLASIHTVAELAGHCSAREPYQRPDMGHAVNVLSSLVELWKPSDQNSEDIYGIDLDLSLPQALKKWQAYEGASQMESSSSSLLPSLDNTQTSIPTRPYGFADSFTSADGR; translated from the exons ATGGTCATGCCAACCCCTTCTTTCAGATACATGGGACCCACCTCCATGTGCACCATTTCTCCATCCTCACTAAACTCTCATTCCTATGCATCTTTCTCATTTCTCTCCCACAACATCATGAACTCCATTCTCCTCTTACCCTTACTATTCCTCTCCACTATCTTCGCTCAAAACGACGACGCTTCACTCATGCAAACACTTAAAACTAACCTCAACCCGCCCCTTTCTCTCGGTTGGTCCGACCCGGATCCATGTAAATGGAACCACGTTACTTGCTCCGATGACAACCGTGTAACACGAATCCAAATCGGTCGTCAGAATCTCCACGGTGCATTCCCTCAAACTCTTCTAAACCTAACTGAATTGCAACACTTGGAGCTTcaattcaacaacttcactggTCCTCTTCCGAGTTTAACTTCTTTAAACTCTCTTCAAGTcttcattgcaagtaataacgGTTTCACTTCATTTTCCGGCGAGTTTTTCGCCGGAAAGGAACAACTCGTTTCTTTCGAGATCGATGATAACCCTTTTGAGCCTTGGGAGTTACCTAAGTCGTTAATCAACGCTTCTTCGCTTCAGAACTTTTCTGCTAACAATGCTAATGTGAAAGGTGAGTTACCTGATTTTTTCGGTGGTGATGCTTTTCCTGTTTTGACCCTTTTGCATTTAGCTTTTAATAAGCTTGAAGGGGTATTGCCCAAGAGTTTTTCTGGTTCAAAGGTTGAGTCTTTGTGGTTGAACGGTCAAAAGAGTGATGTTAAGCTTCATGGGTCTGTGGATGTTTTGCAGAACATGACTTCTTTGACTGAGGTTTGGTTACATTCTAATGGTTTTAATGGTTCTTTACCTGAGTTTGATGAATTGAAAAGTTTAAAGGTTTTGAGTTTAAGGGATAATTCTTTTACTGGTGTTGTTCCTAGTTCGTTGGTTAGTCTTAAATCGCTTAAAGTTGTGAACTTGACTAATAACTTGTTTCAGGGTCCATTGCCTGTTTTTGGTGATGGTGTTGAGGTTGATAATAGTAAGGATTCTAATAGTTTTTGTTTGTCTAGTTTTGGTGATTGTGATCCTAGGGTGAATGTTCTTCTTAATATTGTTGGGGCTATGGCTTATCCTTCAAGGTTTGCGGAGAGTTGGAAAGGGAATGATCCTTGTGTTAATTGGATTGGGATTACTTGTACTGATGGGAATGTTAGTGTTGTTAATTTTCAAAAGATGGGTCTTACTGGTACGATATCGCCCGAGTTTGCTAAGCTTAAGTCATTGCAAAGACTTATTCTTTCTGATAATAATCTCACTGGTTTGATTCCGGATGAGCTTACTACTTTGCCTATGCTTACTCAATTGAATGTTGCTAACAATCAGATTTATGGGAAAGTACCGAGTTTTAGGAGCAATGTGATTGTGAGTACTAGTGGGAATGTTGATATAGGGAAGGATAAAAGTAGCCAAACTTCTCAGGGTTCAGTGTCTTCTAATGGTACCGATGCGAGTGGTGGACACGGTGGGAGTTCGGTAACTGGTAGCAAAAAGTCTTCTTCTCATGTAGGAGTGATTGTGTTTTCTGTGGTCGGGGCTGTTTTCATGGCCTCTTTGATTGGTTTCTTGATTTTCTGCTTGCTTAGGATGAAGCAAAAGAAGTTAAGCAGGGTCCAGAGTCCGAATGCGCTAGTTATTCACCCTCGGCATTNNNNNNNNNNNNNNNNNNNNNNNNNNNNNNNNNNNNNNNNNNNNNNNNNNNNNNNNNNNNNNNNNNNNNNNNNNNNNNNNNNGAATGAAAGTGTGAAGATAACGGTTGCAGGTTCAAGTGTCAGTGTTGGAGGCGTGAGTGAAGTCCGAACCGTAGCCGGCAGTGAGGTGGGAGATGTTCAAATGGTTGAAGCGGGAAACATGGTCATTTCGATACAGGTTCTGAGGAGTGTCACAAACAATTTCAGCGAGAAAAATATATTGGGACAAGGAGGTTTTGGAACGGTTTACAAAGGCGAACTCCATGATGGTACAAGAATTGCAGTGAAAAGAATGGAGTGTGCTGGGGCAATAACTGGGAAGGGTGCGACGGAATTCAAATCTGAAATTGCTGTTTTGACAAAGGTTCGTCACCGGCATCTTGTTGCTCTTCTTGGTTACTGCTTGGATGGGAATGAAAAACTTCTTGTGTACGAGTACATGCCTCAGGGGACCCTGAGTAGGTATCTTTTCAATTGGCCAGATGAAGGACTCGAACCACTCGGGTGGAATAAGAGATTGACCATTGCCTTAGATGTCGCAAGGGGTGTTGAGTACCTTCATAGCTTGGCTCATCAAAGCTTCATACACAGAGACTTGAAACCTTCAAACATTCTCCTTGGAGACGATATGAGGGCAAAGGTCGCGGATTTCGGTCTTGTGCGTCTGGCTCCGGAAGGGAAAGCCTCAATTGAAACAAGAATTGCAGGAACTTTTGGATATTTGGCGCCGGAATATGCAG TTACCGGCCGTGTGACAACTAAAGTTGACGTGTTCAGCTTCGGGGTAATATTGATGGAGCTGATAACCGGAAGAAAAGCTCTCGATGAAAGCCAACCCGAGGACAGCATGCACCTTGTAGCATGGTTCCGCAGAATGTACATAAATAAGGACTCATTCCGAAAGGCCATTGACCCGACAATTGAGATCAACGAGGAAACACTAGCTAGTATTCACACCGTAGCCGAGTTAGCCGGTCACTGCAGTGCAAGGGAGCCATATCAAAGACCTGACATGGGTCATGCTGTTAATGTACTTTCTTCTCTTGTAGAACTATGGAAACCATCTGATCAAAATTCAGAAGATATATACGGTATCGACCTTGACTTGTCTTTACCACAAGCACTCAAGAAGTGGCAGGCTTATGAAGGTGCAAGTCAAATGGAATCATCGTCTTCTTCGCTTCTGCCAAGCTTGGATAACACACAAACGAGTATACCTACTCGGCCGTATGGATTTGCCGATTCTTTTACGTCGGCAGATGGTAGGTGA